In Pseudomonas sp. R76, one genomic interval encodes:
- a CDS encoding NAD(P)/FAD-dependent oxidoreductase — MANTPYPQSYYAASANAVPPRPVLQGEVETDACVIGAGYTGLSSALFLLENGFRVTVLEAAKVGFGASGRNGGQIVNSYSRDIDVIERSVGPRQAQLLGQMAFEGGKIIRERVAKYQIQCDLKDGGVFAALNSKHMGHLESQKRLWERYGHTQLELLDERRIREVVACDNYVGGLLDMSGGHIHPLNLALGEAAAVESLGGTIYEQSAAVRIERGANPVVHTAEGKVRAKFIIVAGNAYLGNLVPELAAKSMPCGTQVITTAPLGDELAKTLLPQDYCVEDCNYLLDYYRLTSDKRLIFGGGVVYGARDPANIEAIIRPKMLKAFPQLKDVKIDYAWTGNFLLTLSRLPQVGRLGDNIYYSQGCSGHGVTYTHLAGKVLAEALRGQAERFDAFADLPHYPFPGGQLLRTPFAALGAWYYGLRDKLGF; from the coding sequence ATGGCGAACACCCCCTACCCCCAGTCGTATTACGCCGCGTCCGCGAATGCGGTTCCGCCTCGCCCGGTACTGCAAGGCGAAGTCGAAACCGATGCGTGCGTGATTGGCGCCGGCTACACCGGCCTTTCCAGCGCGCTGTTTTTGCTGGAAAACGGTTTTCGCGTCACCGTGCTGGAAGCTGCCAAGGTGGGGTTTGGCGCATCAGGCCGTAATGGTGGGCAGATCGTCAACAGCTACAGCCGCGATATAGATGTGATCGAGCGCAGTGTCGGTCCCAGGCAGGCGCAGTTGCTGGGGCAAATGGCATTTGAGGGCGGCAAGATCATTCGCGAGCGGGTGGCCAAGTATCAGATCCAGTGCGATTTGAAGGACGGCGGCGTGTTCGCTGCTCTCAACAGCAAGCACATGGGCCACCTGGAGTCGCAGAAGCGCCTGTGGGAACGTTATGGCCATACTCAGCTTGAGTTGCTGGATGAGCGTCGCATTCGCGAAGTGGTGGCCTGTGACAACTACGTCGGTGGCCTGCTGGACATGAGCGGCGGGCACATTCATCCGCTAAACCTGGCGCTGGGCGAAGCGGCTGCCGTGGAATCCCTGGGCGGCACGATCTACGAGCAATCGGCAGCAGTGCGCATTGAGCGCGGCGCCAATCCGGTGGTGCACACTGCCGAAGGCAAGGTCAGGGCCAAGTTCATCATCGTCGCGGGGAATGCCTACTTGGGCAACCTGGTGCCGGAGCTCGCAGCCAAATCGATGCCGTGCGGCACGCAGGTCATCACCACGGCACCGCTGGGCGATGAGCTGGCCAAGACGTTGCTGCCGCAGGATTACTGCGTCGAAGACTGCAACTACCTGCTCGACTACTACCGCCTCACCAGCGACAAGCGACTGATTTTCGGCGGCGGCGTGGTATATGGCGCGCGCGACCCGGCGAACATTGAGGCGATCATCCGTCCGAAGATGCTCAAGGCCTTCCCGCAGCTCAAGGATGTGAAAATCGATTACGCCTGGACCGGCAATTTCCTGCTGACCCTGTCGCGCCTGCCGCAGGTCGGGCGCCTGGGCGATAACATCTATTACTCGCAAGGCTGCAGCGGCCACGGCGTGACGTACACGCACCTGGCAGGCAAGGTACTGGCGGAGGCGTTAAGAGGTCAGGCAGAGCGTTTTGATGCGTTTGCCGACCTGCCGCACTACCCGTTCCCGGGCGGGCAATTGTTGCGCACGCCATTTGCCGCGCTGGGCGCGTGGTATTACGGGTTGCGGGATAAGTTGGGGTTCTGA
- a CDS encoding SDR family oxidoreductase has translation MEAAAVGNGRVALVTGAARGIGLGIAAWLISEGWQVVLTDLDRERGSKVSKVLGDNAWFITMDVADEKQVAQGVAEVLGQFGRLDALVCNAAVADPRNITLESLDLAYWNRVLAVNLSGPMLLAKHCAPYLRAHGGAIVNLASTRARQSEPDTEAYAASKGGLLALTHALAMSLGPEVRVNAVSPGWIDARDPAARRAEPLTDADHAQHPAGRVGTVEDVAAMVAWLLSRQAGFVTGQEFVVDGGMSKKMIYSE, from the coding sequence ATGGAAGCTGCAGCGGTCGGTAACGGCCGCGTCGCACTGGTCACCGGCGCCGCGCGGGGCATTGGCCTTGGAATTGCTGCGTGGCTGATCAGCGAAGGCTGGCAGGTGGTGTTGACCGACCTGGACCGCGAGCGCGGTTCCAAGGTGTCCAAGGTGCTGGGCGACAACGCCTGGTTTATCACCATGGACGTTGCCGATGAGAAGCAAGTCGCCCAGGGCGTTGCCGAGGTGCTGGGGCAATTCGGGCGTTTGGATGCGTTGGTGTGCAATGCGGCCGTGGCTGACCCGCGCAATATCACCCTGGAAAGCCTCGACCTGGCGTATTGGAACCGCGTGTTGGCGGTGAACCTCAGTGGGCCGATGCTGCTGGCCAAGCACTGTGCGCCGTACCTGCGTGCCCATGGCGGTGCCATCGTCAACCTGGCGTCGACCCGGGCGCGTCAGTCGGAGCCCGACACCGAGGCCTATGCCGCGAGCAAGGGCGGCCTGCTGGCCCTGACGCACGCCTTGGCCATGAGCCTGGGGCCGGAGGTGCGGGTGAATGCCGTCAGCCCTGGCTGGATCGATGCGCGGGATCCTGCCGCGCGGCGTGCCGAGCCGTTGACCGATGCCGACCACGCCCAGCATCCGGCGGGCAGGGTGGGCACGGTTGAGGACGTGGCGGCGATGGTGGCGTGGCTGCTGTCGCGTCAGGCGGGGTTTGTCACCGGGCAGGAGTTCGTGGTGGACGGTGGCATGAGCAAGAAGATGATTTACAGCGAGTAG
- a CDS encoding O-succinylhomoserine sulfhydrylase, translated as MSQEWDAGRLDSDLDGVAFDTLAVRAGQHRTPEGEHGDPMFFTSSYVFRTAADAAARFAGEVPGNVYSRYTNPTVRAFEERIAALEGAEQAVATATGMAAILAVVMSLCSAGDHVLVSRSVFGSTISLFEKYFKRFGIEVDYVPLADLSGWDAAIKANTKLLFVESPSNPLAELVDIAALSEVAHAKGAMLVVDNCFCTPALQQPLKLGADIVVHSATKFIDGQGRCMGGVVAGRSEQMKEVVGFLRTAGPTLSPFNAWIFLKGLETLSLRMKAHCANAQALAEWLEQQDGIEKVHYAGLKSHPQHELAQRQQRGFGAVVSFEVKGGKEGAWRFIDATRLISITANLGDSKTTITHPSTTSHGRLAPQEREAAGIRDSLIRIAVGLEDVADLQADLARGLAAL; from the coding sequence ATGAGTCAGGAATGGGATGCCGGTCGCTTGGACAGCGACCTCGATGGCGTAGCTTTCGATACCCTGGCTGTGCGCGCCGGCCAGCACCGCACCCCGGAAGGTGAACATGGTGACCCGATGTTCTTCACCTCCAGCTATGTGTTTCGCACCGCCGCCGACGCCGCCGCGCGCTTTGCCGGTGAAGTGCCGGGCAACGTCTATTCGCGCTACACCAACCCGACCGTGCGAGCATTCGAAGAGCGCATCGCGGCACTGGAAGGCGCTGAGCAGGCGGTGGCCACGGCAACCGGCATGGCCGCCATCCTCGCGGTGGTCATGAGCCTGTGCAGCGCTGGCGACCACGTGCTGGTGTCGCGCAGCGTGTTCGGTTCGACCATCAGCTTGTTCGAGAAGTATTTCAAGCGCTTCGGTATTGAAGTGGACTACGTGCCCCTGGCGGATTTGTCCGGCTGGGATGCGGCGATCAAGGCCAATACCAAGCTGTTGTTCGTCGAATCGCCGTCCAACCCATTGGCCGAATTGGTGGATATCGCCGCATTGTCCGAAGTGGCGCACGCCAAGGGCGCGATGCTGGTGGTCGACAACTGCTTCTGCACGCCCGCGTTGCAGCAACCGTTGAAGCTGGGCGCGGACATTGTTGTGCACTCGGCCACCAAGTTCATCGACGGCCAGGGCCGTTGCATGGGCGGTGTGGTTGCCGGGCGTAGCGAACAAATGAAAGAAGTGGTGGGTTTCCTGCGCACTGCCGGCCCGACCCTGAGCCCGTTCAACGCGTGGATCTTCCTCAAGGGCCTGGAAACCCTCAGCCTGCGGATGAAAGCCCATTGCGCCAACGCCCAGGCACTGGCCGAGTGGCTGGAGCAGCAGGACGGTATCGAGAAGGTCCACTACGCCGGCCTCAAGAGCCATCCGCAACACGAGTTGGCCCAGCGCCAGCAGCGCGGTTTCGGCGCCGTGGTCAGCTTTGAAGTGAAGGGCGGCAAAGAGGGCGCCTGGCGCTTTATCGATGCGACGCGGCTGATTTCCATCACTGCCAACCTGGGTGACAGCAAGACCACCATCACCCACCCGAGCACTACGTCCCACGGCCGCCTGGCGCCGCAAGAGCGTGAAGCGGCCGGCATCCGTGACAGCCTGATCCGCATCGCGGTGGGCCTGGAAGATGTGGCTGACTTGCAGGCTGACCTGGCCCGCGGGCTGGCGGCCTTGTGA
- the purF gene encoding amidophosphoribosyltransferase, with translation MCGIVGIVGKSNVNQALYDALTVLQHRGQDAAGIVTSHDGRLFLRKDNGLVRDVFHQRHMQRLVGHMGIGHVRYPTAGSSTSAEAQPFYVNSPYGITLAHNGNLTNVEQLAKEIYESDLRHVNTSSDSEVLLNVFAHELAQRGKLQPTEEDVFAAVTDVHNRCVGGYAVVAMVTGYGIVGFRDPHGIRPIVFGQRHTDEGVEYMIASESVSLDVLGFTLIRDLAPGEAVYITEDGKLHTRQCAVAPKLTPCIFEHVYLARPDSIIDGVSVYKARLRMGEKLAEKILRERPEHDIDVVIPIPDTSRTAALELANHLGVKFREGFVKNRYIGRTFIMPGQAARKKSVRQKLNAIELEFRGKNVMLVDDSIVRGTTCKQIIQMAREAGAKNVYFCSAAPAVRYPNVYGIDMPSAHELIAHNRSTQDVADLIGADWLIYQDLPDLIEAVGGGKIKIEQFDCAVFDGKYVTGDVDEAYLNKIEQARNDSSKIKTQAVSAIIDLYNN, from the coding sequence ATGTGTGGCATCGTCGGTATCGTCGGTAAGTCGAACGTGAATCAGGCGCTGTATGACGCGCTAACCGTCCTCCAGCACCGCGGCCAGGACGCTGCCGGTATTGTGACCAGCCACGACGGCCGGTTATTCCTGCGCAAGGACAATGGCCTGGTACGTGACGTGTTCCATCAGCGTCACATGCAGCGCCTCGTCGGGCACATGGGTATTGGCCATGTGCGTTACCCGACTGCCGGTAGCTCGACCTCGGCCGAAGCTCAACCGTTCTACGTCAACTCGCCTTACGGCATCACCCTGGCGCATAACGGTAACCTGACCAACGTTGAACAGCTGGCCAAGGAGATTTACGAATCTGACCTGCGCCACGTCAACACCAGTTCCGACTCGGAAGTGCTGCTCAACGTGTTCGCTCACGAGCTGGCCCAGCGCGGCAAGCTGCAGCCGACCGAAGAAGACGTGTTCGCTGCCGTGACTGACGTGCACAACCGTTGCGTCGGTGGTTACGCGGTTGTGGCCATGGTTACCGGGTACGGCATCGTTGGTTTCCGTGACCCGCACGGCATCCGCCCGATCGTGTTCGGCCAGCGTCACACCGACGAAGGCGTCGAGTACATGATCGCTTCCGAAAGCGTGTCCCTGGACGTGCTGGGTTTTACCCTGATCCGCGACCTCGCGCCGGGCGAAGCGGTGTACATCACCGAAGATGGCAAGCTGCACACCCGCCAGTGCGCGGTGGCGCCGAAACTTACCCCGTGCATCTTCGAACACGTCTACCTGGCGCGTCCGGATTCGATCATCGACGGCGTTTCGGTGTACAAGGCGCGTCTGCGCATGGGTGAGAAGCTCGCCGAGAAGATCCTGCGTGAACGTCCAGAGCACGACATCGACGTTGTGATCCCGATCCCGGACACCAGCCGTACCGCTGCGCTGGAGCTGGCTAACCACTTGGGCGTCAAGTTCCGCGAAGGCTTCGTCAAAAACCGTTACATCGGCCGTACCTTCATCATGCCGGGCCAGGCGGCGCGCAAGAAGTCGGTACGCCAGAAGCTCAACGCCATTGAGCTTGAGTTCCGCGGCAAGAACGTGATGTTGGTGGATGACTCCATCGTGCGTGGCACCACGTGCAAGCAGATCATCCAGATGGCCCGCGAAGCCGGTGCGAAGAACGTGTATTTCTGTTCCGCAGCACCTGCCGTGCGTTACCCGAACGTGTACGGTATCGACATGCCGAGCGCTCACGAACTGATCGCTCACAACCGTTCCACCCAGGACGTGGCCGACCTGATCGGTGCCGACTGGCTGATCTATCAGGACCTGCCTGACCTGATCGAAGCGGTGGGCGGTGGCAAGATCAAGATCGAGCAGTTCGACTGCGCGGTGTTCGATGGCAAATACGTGACCGGTGATGTCGACGAGGCTTACCTGAACAAGATCGAGCAGGCGCGTAATGACTCGTCGAAGATCAAGACCCAGGCGGTCAGCGCGATCATCGACCTGTACAACAACTGA
- a CDS encoding CvpA family protein, which translates to MPFTWVDWAIVAIVAISALISLSRGFVKEALSLLTWIIAGVVAWMFGGSLSVYLAGYIETPSARVIAGCAIMFIATLLVGAMVNYLIGELIRVTGLSGTDRFLGMAFGAARGALLVVVAVGLLSLGPVQQDSWWQESVLVPKFLLVADWSKNLILGWSSQWLASGISVPADLPFKEHLLPAKTPQ; encoded by the coding sequence GTGCCATTTACCTGGGTTGATTGGGCGATCGTTGCAATCGTCGCCATCTCCGCTTTGATCAGTCTAAGCCGCGGCTTCGTAAAAGAAGCACTGTCGTTGCTGACCTGGATCATCGCAGGAGTCGTAGCCTGGATGTTCGGTGGTTCACTGTCGGTTTACCTGGCCGGGTACATCGAAACACCTTCGGCTCGCGTCATTGCGGGCTGCGCCATCATGTTCATCGCCACGCTGCTGGTGGGGGCAATGGTCAATTATCTTATTGGCGAGTTGATACGTGTCACCGGCCTCTCCGGGACCGATCGATTTCTCGGCATGGCCTTCGGCGCCGCGCGTGGCGCGCTGCTGGTGGTTGTGGCGGTCGGGCTGTTGAGCCTGGGGCCGGTACAGCAGGATTCGTGGTGGCAGGAGTCGGTACTCGTGCCAAAATTTCTATTGGTTGCAGACTGGTCCAAAAACCTCATTTTGGGGTGGAGCAGTCAGTGGCTGGCCAGCGGAATCAGCGTACCCGCTGATCTTCCGTTCAAGGAGCACCTCTTACCGGCCAAAACGCCTCAGTAA
- a CDS encoding SPOR domain-containing protein, which translates to MALLDSAYKQRMVGALVLVALAVIFLPMLFSRQDEQRQVVVEAPAAPQAPTVPQVQVEPVVVPEPQALPQEPVPADEEVAQQQAPTQPVQPSVPVVKPAPAAPVVAAKPAAPAPAPKPVAPQPAAPGKPDVGQSRIDPNGLPITWSIQLASLANRESAEALQKKLRTQGYNAYIRSADGKNRVFIGPLIERAEADRLRDLLGRQQNLNGFVVRFQPERG; encoded by the coding sequence ATGGCATTACTGGATAGCGCATACAAGCAGCGAATGGTTGGAGCCCTGGTGTTGGTGGCGTTGGCGGTGATTTTTTTGCCGATGCTGTTTTCCCGCCAGGACGAGCAGCGCCAGGTAGTCGTCGAGGCGCCCGCTGCGCCCCAGGCGCCGACGGTGCCTCAGGTTCAAGTTGAGCCGGTGGTAGTGCCTGAACCGCAGGCGTTGCCGCAAGAGCCAGTGCCGGCCGACGAGGAAGTCGCCCAGCAACAGGCGCCGACTCAGCCCGTGCAACCGAGTGTTCCGGTGGTCAAGCCGGCTCCAGCTGCGCCAGTTGTGGCTGCCAAGCCTGCTGCGCCAGCGCCTGCGCCCAAGCCGGTCGCGCCGCAGCCAGCCGCGCCAGGTAAGCCGGACGTGGGCCAAAGCCGCATCGACCCGAACGGCTTGCCGATCACTTGGTCGATCCAGCTTGCCAGCCTGGCCAATCGCGAAAGCGCCGAAGCCTTGCAGAAAAAGCTGCGCACTCAAGGTTATAACGCCTATATCCGCAGTGCCGATGGCAAGAACCGCGTATTTATCGGGCCGCTGATCGAGCGCGCCGAGGCGGATCGCCTGCGGGACTTGCTGGGTCGCCAGCAGAACCTGAATGGGTTTGTGGTGCGTTTCCAGCCTGAGCGCGGTTGA
- the folC gene encoding bifunctional tetrahydrofolate synthase/dihydrofolate synthase, with the protein MTQRTLGEWLAYLEQLHPSAIDMGLERSQQVAARLGLGRPAPRVITVTGTNGKGSTCAFVAALLQAQGLKVGVYNSPHLLRYNERVQLNGVEATDAQLCEAFAALDVGRGEVSLTYFEMGTLAAFWLFERAQLDVVVLEVGLGGRLDTVNVVDADMALVTSIGVDHADYLGNTRESVAYEKAGIFRQGKPALCGDLDPPQPLLDKVRELDCAFFLRGREFNLEIGTQHWQWRGRDARGQVVELRDLPLLNLPMENAALALQAYLLWDLPWQAEQIAATLLATRVVGRLDRRTFEWEGKRLNLLLDVGHNPHAAEYLAQRLSRTPPAGRRLAVFGLLADKDLDGVVAPLLGDVQSWAVAPLDTPRSRPAAELEVALQNLGASVASYASVTAALEAQCAVATAEDEILLFGSFYCVAEALEWLARRSTEEAAHGITG; encoded by the coding sequence ATGACCCAACGTACCCTTGGCGAATGGCTCGCCTACCTTGAGCAGTTGCATCCGTCAGCCATCGACATGGGCCTGGAGCGCTCGCAACAGGTAGCGGCCCGCCTTGGGTTGGGCCGGCCGGCGCCGCGAGTGATCACGGTGACCGGCACCAACGGCAAAGGCTCTACCTGTGCCTTTGTGGCGGCGCTGCTGCAGGCCCAAGGGCTGAAAGTGGGCGTCTACAATTCCCCGCACCTGCTGCGTTATAACGAGCGGGTGCAGCTCAATGGCGTCGAAGCCACTGACGCGCAACTCTGCGAAGCCTTCGCTGCCCTGGATGTGGGGCGCGGCGAGGTTTCCCTGACTTATTTCGAGATGGGCACCCTGGCGGCGTTCTGGTTGTTCGAGCGTGCGCAATTGGACGTGGTCGTCCTCGAAGTCGGCCTGGGTGGGCGTCTGGACACGGTCAACGTCGTGGATGCCGACATGGCACTGGTCACCAGCATTGGCGTTGACCACGCTGACTATCTGGGCAACACCCGTGAGTCGGTGGCCTATGAAAAGGCCGGGATCTTCCGCCAGGGCAAGCCTGCGCTGTGTGGTGACCTGGACCCACCGCAACCCTTGCTCGACAAGGTGCGTGAGCTGGATTGCGCGTTTTTCCTGCGTGGTCGTGAATTCAATCTCGAAATTGGCACTCAGCATTGGCAATGGCGCGGGCGTGATGCACGTGGCCAGGTGGTCGAATTGCGTGACCTGCCGCTGCTGAACCTGCCGATGGAGAACGCTGCGCTCGCGCTGCAAGCCTACCTGCTGTGGGATCTGCCCTGGCAGGCCGAGCAGATTGCTGCCACCTTGCTGGCGACTCGGGTGGTGGGGCGTCTGGATCGTCGCACCTTCGAGTGGGAGGGCAAGCGCCTGAACCTGCTGCTGGATGTGGGGCACAACCCTCACGCCGCCGAATACCTGGCGCAACGCCTGTCGCGTACGCCTCCGGCCGGGCGTCGCCTGGCGGTGTTCGGGCTGCTGGCCGATAAAGACCTGGACGGCGTGGTTGCGCCGTTGCTCGGCGATGTCCAATCATGGGCCGTTGCGCCGCTGGACACGCCGCGCAGCCGCCCGGCCGCCGAGTTGGAAGTGGCCTTGCAGAACCTTGGTGCATCGGTGGCGTCGTATGCAAGCGTCACCGCCGCGCTTGAAGCCCAGTGTGCGGTGGCCACGGCCGAGGACGAGATTCTGTTGTTCGGATCATTTTATTGTGTTGCCGAGGCGCTAGAGTGGTTGGCCCGGCGCTCCACGGAGGAAGCTGCACATGGCATTACTGGATAG
- the accD gene encoding acetyl-CoA carboxylase, carboxyltransferase subunit beta — translation MSNWLVDKLIPSIMRSEVKKSSVPEGLWHKCPSCDAVLYRPELEKTLDVCPKCNHHMRIGARARIDIFLDADGRAELGADLEPVDRLKFRDGKKYKDRLTAAQKQTGEKDALISVSGKLLGMPVVVSAFEFSFMGGSMGAIVGERFVRAANYALENRCPMICFAASGGARMQEALISLMQMAKTSAVLARLREEGIPFISVLTDPVYGGVSASLAMLGDVIVGEPKALIGFAGPRVIEQTVREKLPEGFQRSEFLLEHGAIDMIIARGELRPRLGSLLAQMMGLPTPVYVAPKIEPIVVPPVPANL, via the coding sequence ATGAGCAACTGGTTAGTAGACAAACTGATCCCTTCGATCATGCGTTCCGAGGTGAAGAAAAGCTCGGTTCCTGAAGGTCTGTGGCACAAGTGCCCATCCTGCGATGCGGTGCTGTACCGCCCCGAGCTGGAAAAGACCCTGGACGTTTGCCCCAAGTGCAACCACCACATGCGTATCGGCGCCCGCGCCCGCATCGACATCTTCCTTGACGCCGATGGCCGCGCCGAACTGGGCGCTGACCTGGAGCCGGTTGACCGTCTCAAGTTCCGCGACGGCAAGAAGTACAAGGACCGCCTGACCGCTGCGCAGAAGCAGACCGGCGAGAAAGACGCGCTGATTTCCGTCAGCGGCAAGCTGCTGGGCATGCCAGTGGTGGTGTCGGCGTTTGAGTTCTCCTTCATGGGCGGCTCCATGGGCGCCATCGTCGGTGAGCGTTTTGTACGTGCCGCCAACTACGCCCTGGAAAACCGTTGCCCGATGATCTGCTTCGCCGCCTCCGGTGGCGCGCGCATGCAGGAAGCCTTGATTTCCCTGATGCAAATGGCCAAGACCTCCGCGGTACTGGCGCGCCTGCGCGAAGAAGGTATCCCGTTCATCTCCGTGCTGACCGACCCGGTCTACGGCGGCGTTTCCGCCAGCCTGGCAATGCTGGGTGATGTGATCGTCGGCGAGCCAAAAGCCCTGATCGGCTTTGCCGGCCCACGCGTGATCGAGCAGACCGTGCGCGAAAAACTGCCGGAAGGCTTCCAGCGCAGCGAGTTCCTGCTGGAGCACGGTGCCATCGACATGATCATCGCCCGTGGCGAGCTGCGCCCACGCCTGGGCAGCCTGCTGGCGCAAATGATGGGCCTGCCGACACCTGTGTACGTCGCGCCTAAAATCGAGCCGATCGTCGTGCCGCCGGTGCCTGCAAACCTATGA
- a CDS encoding phosphoribosylanthranilate isomerase yields MPAVRSKICGITRIEDALAAVEAGADAIGFVFYAKSPRAVNVLQARAIIAALPPFVTTVGLFVNASRCELNETLDAVQLDMLQFHGDESPDECESYQRPYIKALRVKAGDDIAAACAAYTGARGILLDTYVEGVPGGTGEAFDWSLIPEGLSKPIILAGGLNPTNVGAAIEQVRPYAVDVSGGVEQGKGIKDHHKIRAFMQAVRNSSGAM; encoded by the coding sequence ATGCCAGCCGTTCGCAGCAAGATTTGCGGGATTACCCGCATAGAAGACGCGCTGGCGGCAGTCGAGGCGGGGGCGGATGCGATTGGTTTCGTGTTCTACGCCAAGAGCCCGCGGGCGGTGAATGTGCTGCAGGCGCGGGCGATCATCGCCGCGCTGCCGCCGTTCGTGACTACCGTAGGCTTGTTCGTCAACGCCAGCCGCTGTGAACTCAACGAAACCCTGGATGCCGTACAGCTCGACATGCTGCAGTTTCACGGCGACGAAAGCCCTGACGAATGTGAAAGCTATCAACGCCCATATATCAAGGCGTTGCGCGTCAAGGCCGGGGATGACATCGCCGCCGCGTGCGCGGCCTACACCGGCGCTCGCGGGATTCTGCTGGACACCTATGTCGAAGGCGTTCCCGGTGGCACGGGCGAGGCGTTTGACTGGTCGTTGATTCCCGAGGGGCTGAGCAAGCCGATCATCCTGGCGGGTGGGCTCAACCCTACGAATGTCGGGGCGGCCATCGAGCAGGTCAGGCCCTATGCCGTGGACGTCAGCGGTGGGGTGGAGCAGGGCAAGGGCATCAAGGATCACCACAAGATTCGCGCATTCATGCAGGCCGTGCGCAACAGCAGCGGTGCGATGTGA
- the truA gene encoding tRNA pseudouridine(38-40) synthase TruA: MAAAGFNRIALGVEYKGSRYRGWQRQASGVLTVQETLENALSKVADSPVSLMCAGRTDAGVHACGQVVHFDTQAERTMKAWVMGANINLPHDVSVTWAKVMPAHFHARFKAIARRYRYVIYNDQIRPAHLNQEITWNHRPLDAERMAEAAQHLVGVHDFSAFRAGQCQAKSPIKEVHHLRVTRHGKMIVLDIRAGAFLHHMVRNIAGVLMTIGTGERPVEWAREVLESRIRRTGGVTAHPFGLYLVDVEYRDEFELPDRFIGPHFLTGFSELGG; this comes from the coding sequence ATGGCGGCCGCAGGCTTTAACCGCATCGCCCTGGGCGTGGAATACAAAGGCTCGCGCTACCGTGGCTGGCAGCGCCAGGCTTCCGGCGTGCTGACAGTGCAGGAAACCCTCGAAAACGCGCTGTCGAAGGTCGCCGACTCGCCGGTGTCGCTGATGTGTGCCGGGCGTACCGACGCCGGTGTGCACGCCTGTGGCCAGGTAGTGCACTTTGACACTCAGGCCGAGCGCACGATGAAAGCCTGGGTGATGGGCGCCAATATCAATTTGCCCCATGACGTCAGTGTCACCTGGGCCAAGGTCATGCCCGCGCATTTTCATGCGCGCTTCAAGGCCATCGCCCGTCGCTACCGCTACGTGATCTACAACGATCAGATCCGACCGGCGCACCTCAATCAAGAAATCACTTGGAACCACCGCCCACTGGATGCCGAGCGCATGGCCGAGGCCGCGCAGCATTTGGTCGGCGTGCATGACTTCAGTGCCTTCCGTGCCGGCCAGTGCCAGGCCAAGTCGCCGATCAAGGAAGTCCATCACCTGCGGGTGACCCGTCACGGCAAAATGATCGTGCTGGATATCCGTGCCGGCGCCTTCCTGCACCATATGGTGCGCAACATTGCTGGCGTGTTGATGACCATCGGCACCGGCGAACGGCCGGTGGAGTGGGCCAGGGAAGTGCTGGAAAGCCGCATTCGCCGTACCGGCGGCGTTACTGCGCATCCGTTCGGCCTATACCTGGTGGATGTGGAGTACCGCGACGAGTTCGAATTGCCGGATCGCTTCATCGGGCCACACTTCCTCACAGGTTTCAGCGAACTTGGCGGCTGA